ATTCTTTCCAGGTATACCCCTTCGGCAAGCGAACGGTTTGCCATCCCATAGCATGTGTTCCGCCATAAATTCCAGTAAAGTTCACCCCGTTCACACGGCCCACCATCTTACCCCAGGTAGTAGGGTCAATTACTTTATAAAGCCGAAGACTTTCCTGAGCTTCACATAGAAATGGACTTGCTACACGTTGACGTTCAATGTTAACGCCAGCTTTATAATATAAATCATATAAATGATTATAATCCCATCCGAATTTTCCATTAGCCACCCAGATATCCGTCGTTTTCCAATCGAATATAGGATATGCATTGAAAATATCGTTTCCTATCTTAGAAGTCCAACGATAATTATGATACATTTGATATTTCCGCGCAAGATGAATACTGCGCCAGCGATTGAAGCTCTCCTGTGTACGAATACCGATTAGAAAACAAGAACGAACCGCATCTCTTTTTTCATGCAACCACTTGGCAAAGTGCATTTGGAATTCATAGTCCCACATTGCATCGGTATAAAAGGGAAAGCTCTTTACGTCCATACTTCCCTTTGGCATCTGCCGCACCCATATTTCTTCCATCTCCGGATCCCAGGGACGCCAGTAATTCTGATACATAGAGGTACAAGTAGTGACTTTAAAAGGCACACACACTCGATAGACTTCCAAAATATCCTTGTTTGCCTCCAGAATACGGTCTACATAATCAATTGTCATGCTATACTGGATTTCATAATCCATATGGTAAACACAAAGTTTCCGCTTGAGATTATTGCGCCGGATATAGTCAATACACAAGTTCAGTAATACACCACTATCTTTCCCTCCGGAAAAAGACACGCAGATGTTATCGAACTCCTTAAATATAATATGTAGCCGTTCTTGTGCTAATTCATATACATTCTTCTGAGCCTCCCCCATTTTTAATTCTCCTTATTCATTTTCACATAGCGCTTCCACTCTTTCTCTACTGAAAAGCCTAATTCCTTAAATATCTCCTGATGCTCTACAAATGTAACTGAACTCAAATATTTATCTTTATCCATTTTGGCTATGACCTTTTCTAAAAGAGCTTTTAATACTTCTGCATTATTATTCCTTATATAATAGTTATTAATAACTGCTTCCCGCTTTTTATATTCCAGCGGTATAAAACCTACAACTTCTTTTCCATCCACTGCAACAAACCACACAAAACTTTCCGACGTACGGAAAGGATAATTATAGTTCTGTTTTAAGACTTCCGGATTCATTACTAAAGGAGCTACAAGTTGATACAACCGTTTCTCCGTACCTTGCAATTCTATTATTTGCGTCATAGCTATCTGTTATTTATTATGGTTTGAGTTTAATTCCCACATAAAATAGTGCAGACAAAATTAAATAAAAAAAGAATAGAGACAATAAAGAATCAAGAAAATTAATAAAATTATATTTATTAAACACATTATCTTAAACTACAGTATATTTCTATAAAATTACTTATTGGGGTTGCATATCAAGGTAGTTACCGCAAACTGATGTACTATTCGGCACCGCAATATATCAACAATAGAAAATCAAAACGGGTTGACAAGGGAACTCACATTCTGACACTTTGCATTTTTAATCTATTGAGAATCCCATATTCCCGGGTTGATACCCACAAAGATGAAAATACGCCAATAAAAAATGGCAAGAAGCAGATTTTGAGATAAATATCGAAATCATGACATTTTTTTTTAGAATGAAATATCCCCTGAAAAGTGCACAAACAAGCATATAATCCGGATGCCGTAACCCTTTTACCTATAAGTAGTAACCTTTTTACCTGTAAGTAGTAACCCTTTTACTTGTAAGTAGTAACCCTTTTACCCATAAACAATAACCTTTTTTGCATAAATCCCCTGAAATCCGGAAAAATATGCAGAAAATGCGCATTATTATTATTCGTCTATCCAAAAAATACGCCGGAATGCGATTATTTTTGAAGTAACAAGTCAGGAAAATAAAGAATACTGTGACAGAATGACACAAATTTCTTTCCTATGGTAACACTTTCTAAAGACTATAAATTATCAGATTTCCTCTAATGCATAATATTGATAATCACGGAGAACTGTTTGAAGAAACTGCTCTTGATTACCATCACGGGGAGTTATGGTAAGAAGTTCCTGGACTTTCTTTGCCAATTGTGCAATGCGGTGCACACGATCCTTCTTACCGTCCTGCAATGTCCGGGTAATAACATTTATTTGCTCCAGCGACAAATCGGCTGCTTGTGGATAAGTGGGACGATAATCTTTCGTCAGATAATCAAACTCATCAAGGCTGACATGGATCTTGCGATAGTTCTGTTCTTTGATAACCATGGTCCCGGCTGCAAGATCCCCCATCCGCTGACTGTTCTTCGTTAATAGTACCACCAATAGTCCGAAACCACCGGTAAGCAGACTATCAATCGGAAAAAGAAGCCAACGAAGCAAATAAGAACTAATGCCGGGCGTAGAACCGTCTGCCTTCACTACACGAATGTTCATCAGATTTTTCCCGAAACTTCGTCCATGATTGAACATTTCACATAGAAACGAATAGCCTAATACCGGCAGATAGACTACAATCATAATAAGAATCATTATAAAATCCGATGAGATTCGGAGTGTAGAAAGCAGGGTAGCCGTTGCATATACATAGAAGCCTATCAGAATAAAATCGATCACCAACGCAATGAGTCGCTCACCAATACTCGCAGGTGTTTGGCTGATACGAACAAATTGCCCGGTAATAATTGTAGTTTCTGCCATTTCTGATTAAACATTTTTTGTATATCGTTGCAAATATATCATTATTCTCTTACTTTTGTTATTGATTTCAGACAAAACTTATTTGAAACCTTTGGAAAAGCATGAAAGAAGTAACGTTTATCCGTCGGAATATCGATAAATGGAAAGAAGCCGAGAAGGTAGTGGAGCAAGCAACAAACTTGTCTCCCGACCGGCTTGCCGATGTATATACGGACCTCACTGCCGATCTGGCGTTTGCACAAACGCACTTTCCTACTTCACGTATTTCCATTTACCTGAACAACCTTGCTTCTGCACTACATAACAAGATTTACCAGAACAAACGTGAGAAATGGACGAGGATCATCACCTTTTGGACACAAGAAATCCCACAGATCATGTATGATGCCCGTCGGGAACTATTGGTTTCATTGATCATTTTTACCGTCAGCGTGCTGATTGGGGCAGTTTCTGCTGCGGGTGATCTCGATTTCGTCCGTTTGATTCTGGGGAACGGCTATGTGGACATGACCTTAGATAACATAGCCAACGGTGAGCCAATGGCAGTGTATAACGGCTCTTCCGAAGTTCCTATGTTCCTGGGAATCACACTAAATAATATTATGGTTTCTTTCTATTGCTTTGCCATGGGAATCCTAACAAGCTTTGGTACAGGATATATGCTTTTCAATAATGGAGTTATGATCGGCGCATTCCAGATGTTCTTTTTCCAGCATGACTTACTTTGGGAATCCATGCTTGCCATATGGCTGCATGGGACACTTGAAATCTGGTCTATTATTGTTGCCGGAGCTGCCGGACTGGCTTTGGGCAATGGATGGCTTTTCCCCGGAACATATTCAAGACTGGAATCGTTCAAAAGAGGAGCCAAAAGAGGAGTGAAAATAGTTGTAGGTACAATCCCCATATTCATAATGGCAGGATTTATCGAAAGTTTCATCACGCGCCATACCGAATTACCGAATATACTGAGACTCAGCCTGATCCTCATTTCTCTTGCATTTATTATATTCTACTATATTTATTTACCTAATAAGAAACGACATGGAATCACAAAAGCCTAAAATTGCAATGTATGTGAAACGCTCTTTCGGAGAGAAGTTAAATGCATCTTTTGATTTTATAAGGGAGAACTGGAAGCTGATGCTAAAGTTTACCACATATCTGCTTTTACCACTCTGTCTCATCCAAGCCCTAAGTCTAAATGGTATGATGAAAGGGATGGAAAGTATAGTGGAGGGCATGGATATTTCTTCCGATACGGCTCTCCTTATCTCATTCCTCTCATACTATGGCTTGTTTGCACTTCTTCTCATAATAGGAATTGTATTGCAAGCTTCGCTGATATATGCAATGATCCGAACCTATAATGAACGCGAAGAGCGCCTGCAAGGTATTACCTTGAAAATGCTGACACCTTTGTTGTTCCATAACATCAGAAGATTATTCATCATTGTACTTTTCGGATTACTATTAACAGTATGTGTTAGTTTTATATTAGGCGCTTTAAGCGTCATGTTCTTCCCTATCACGTTTTTATTTGCTCTCATTGC
The nucleotide sequence above comes from Bacteroides intestinalis DSM 17393. Encoded proteins:
- a CDS encoding RDD family protein, with protein sequence MAETTIITGQFVRISQTPASIGERLIALVIDFILIGFYVYATATLLSTLRISSDFIMILIMIVVYLPVLGYSFLCEMFNHGRSFGKNLMNIRVVKADGSTPGISSYLLRWLLFPIDSLLTGGFGLLVVLLTKNSQRMGDLAAGTMVIKEQNYRKIHVSLDEFDYLTKDYRPTYPQAADLSLEQINVITRTLQDGKKDRVHRIAQLAKKVQELLTITPRDGNQEQFLQTVLRDYQYYALEEI
- a CDS encoding DUF3440 domain-containing protein, which codes for MGEAQKNVYELAQERLHIIFKEFDNICVSFSGGKDSGVLLNLCIDYIRRNNLKRKLCVYHMDYEIQYSMTIDYVDRILEANKDILEVYRVCVPFKVTTCTSMYQNYWRPWDPEMEEIWVRQMPKGSMDVKSFPFYTDAMWDYEFQMHFAKWLHEKRDAVRSCFLIGIRTQESFNRWRSIHLARKYQMYHNYRWTSKIGNDIFNAYPIFDWKTTDIWVANGKFGWDYNHLYDLYYKAGVNIERQRVASPFLCEAQESLRLYKVIDPTTWGKMVGRVNGVNFTGIYGGTHAMGWQTVRLPKGYTWKEFMQFLLSTLPESTRRNYLKKLTVSIEFWRTKGGCLSEETIQKLRDAGVSLEVVNTTNYKTHKKPVKMDYLDDIEISEFREIPTYKRMCVCILKNDHACKYMGFALNKEEAYKRDKIMEQFKNMML
- a CDS encoding stage II sporulation protein M is translated as MKEVTFIRRNIDKWKEAEKVVEQATNLSPDRLADVYTDLTADLAFAQTHFPTSRISIYLNNLASALHNKIYQNKREKWTRIITFWTQEIPQIMYDARRELLVSLIIFTVSVLIGAVSAAGDLDFVRLILGNGYVDMTLDNIANGEPMAVYNGSSEVPMFLGITLNNIMVSFYCFAMGILTSFGTGYMLFNNGVMIGAFQMFFFQHDLLWESMLAIWLHGTLEIWSIIVAGAAGLALGNGWLFPGTYSRLESFKRGAKRGVKIVVGTIPIFIMAGFIESFITRHTELPNILRLSLILISLAFIIFYYIYLPNKKRHGITKA